One genomic region from bacterium encodes:
- the lepB gene encoding signal peptidase I, with protein sequence MAGYFQKRKFVKHGNEWVRHAELCRHLREDVVLPQALESLNKAEADLKNAITQKDIAKIESGCGAVQKAVSVLMPLKSFSGFRENIEVFVVAIAVAMAFRTYCLQPFKIPTGSMQPTLYGIHYEPTEGKGIFDTVPLKYAQWLFFGQTYTECTAQTAGTIRGPYSMRRTGDGVGEAAYEIGGLAHTIPIGLPLTVQNGDEVVTGQVIARGYRITGDHLFVNRIKWNFMKPSRGDVMVFRTDGIPIRGLTEQTHYIKRMCGLPNESISIREPYLYINGAPVMEPMAIRRIAEKAPGYAGYCLGEISQGAEFIRSTNDVRTLGPNQYLALGDNTHNSLDGRYWGTVPAENLVGPAMVVYWPFSRRWGWIQ encoded by the coding sequence ATGGCTGGATATTTTCAAAAGCGTAAATTCGTAAAACACGGCAATGAATGGGTGCGCCATGCTGAGTTATGCCGGCATCTCCGTGAAGATGTGGTCCTGCCGCAAGCTTTGGAATCTCTGAATAAAGCGGAAGCGGATCTAAAAAACGCCATCACCCAAAAAGATATTGCTAAGATTGAGTCTGGTTGTGGGGCTGTTCAAAAAGCCGTCTCGGTTCTCATGCCGCTCAAATCCTTTTCCGGATTCAGGGAGAATATCGAGGTATTTGTAGTGGCTATTGCTGTTGCCATGGCTTTTCGAACCTATTGTCTGCAACCCTTCAAAATACCCACAGGTTCCATGCAGCCAACCCTTTACGGCATTCACTATGAACCAACCGAGGGGAAGGGGATATTTGATACTGTTCCGCTCAAATATGCGCAATGGTTGTTTTTCGGGCAAACCTATACGGAATGTACGGCCCAGACAGCAGGTACCATCCGGGGGCCTTATTCCATGCGGCGTACGGGAGACGGAGTCGGCGAAGCCGCCTATGAGATTGGCGGCCTTGCCCATACCATTCCTATCGGATTACCTCTGACGGTGCAGAACGGGGACGAAGTGGTTACTGGACAGGTGATCGCGCGGGGATATCGGATTACCGGTGATCATCTTTTCGTGAACCGGATCAAGTGGAACTTCATGAAGCCTTCCCGGGGAGATGTCATGGTTTTTCGCACTGATGGAATCCCGATTCGCGGGCTTACCGAACAGACGCATTACATCAAACGAATGTGTGGTTTACCCAACGAGTCCATCTCCATCCGTGAGCCGTATTTATACATAAATGGGGCGCCAGTTATGGAACCTATGGCCATCCGTCGGATTGCGGAAAAAGCCCCCGGATATGCAGGCTATTGCCTGGGAGAGATATCGCAGGGAGCTGAATTCATCCGCTCGACCAACGACGTTCGAACGCTGGGCCCAAACCAATATCTGGCCTTGGGCGACAATACCCATAACAGCCTTGACGGCCGTTACTGGGGAACTGTTCCTGCCGAAAATCTGGTAGGCCCTGCCATGGTAGTGTACTGGCCCTTCTCCCGGCGATGGGGTTGGATTCAGTAG
- the rpe gene encoding ribulose-phosphate 3-epimerase yields MNYAQQKATGQIVILPSLLAADFGHLADGVCLAETSGADGLHLDIMDGHFVPNLSMGPDVVAMANRTSDIPLSVHLMMSKPEAYLLPFIKAGADVLLIHIEIEGDVLGMLRTIRKLGARPGITLNPDTPADSVFTVLPEVDEVLCMSVHPGYGGQAFIQSVVPKIKTLRETVTARGLNVDINVDGGIDLKTVSLAASAGANVFVAGTSLYRAPNMRESIAAMRALAAQTYDSMKD; encoded by the coding sequence ATGAATTACGCACAACAAAAAGCAACAGGACAAATTGTGATTTTGCCATCGCTTCTGGCAGCGGACTTCGGTCATCTTGCCGACGGGGTTTGTTTAGCGGAAACCTCTGGAGCTGACGGGCTGCACCTGGACATTATGGATGGGCATTTTGTGCCCAACTTGAGCATGGGGCCGGATGTTGTGGCCATGGCTAACCGCACCTCCGATATTCCGTTGAGCGTTCATTTGATGATGTCCAAGCCGGAAGCCTATTTGCTGCCCTTTATCAAAGCGGGCGCAGATGTGCTCCTTATTCATATCGAAATTGAGGGCGATGTCCTCGGCATGCTACGCACGATTCGCAAGTTGGGCGCGCGACCAGGCATTACGCTTAATCCTGATACCCCTGCGGATTCTGTATTTACTGTACTGCCGGAGGTGGATGAGGTGCTTTGCATGTCCGTGCACCCCGGCTATGGCGGACAGGCGTTTATTCAATCCGTGGTTCCGAAAATTAAAACTCTCCGTGAGACCGTCACAGCTCGTGGATTGAATGTGGATATCAATGTGGATGGCGGTATTGATTTAAAGACCGTCTCCTTAGCGGCTTCAGCAGGCGCGAATGTGTTTGTTGCGGGTACTTCACTTTACCGGGCCCCAAATATGCGGGAAAGTATCGCCGCTATGCGCGCGCTCGCAGCCCAAACTTATGATTCGATGAAGGACTAA
- a CDS encoding MBL fold metallo-hydrolase → MKVIFLGTGTSVGIPVIGCECTICRSPDLRNRRRRSSIYVEAGRFHIVIDTSLDFREQVLEYRVPRIDAVLITHSHADHIFGLDDIRRFNTMQGASIPVYGSQGTITDLKRIFSYVDQAVPEPGVYRPQIDFLEIKGQIPVGPFMVNALPVLHGKTETCGFRLQWDGLTLGYVPDCKVMPESTVAAFKGVDVMILDGLRHRNHPTHLSVASALGLLTKIGAKRSYLTHVCHDLDHEETQESLPPSIYLACDGMTLTW, encoded by the coding sequence ATGAAGGTAATATTTTTAGGAACAGGCACTTCGGTAGGTATCCCGGTGATTGGGTGTGAATGCACGATTTGCCGCTCCCCGGATCTGCGCAATCGGCGTCGGCGTTCAAGCATTTATGTCGAGGCGGGCCGATTTCACATTGTTATCGACACCTCTTTGGATTTCAGAGAGCAGGTATTGGAGTATCGTGTACCGCGTATCGATGCGGTGTTGATTACCCATTCCCATGCCGATCATATTTTCGGTCTGGACGATATTCGCAGGTTCAACACGATGCAAGGGGCTAGCATTCCGGTGTATGGCTCTCAGGGGACTATTACCGATCTCAAACGGATTTTCTCCTATGTGGATCAAGCGGTACCCGAACCCGGGGTCTACCGTCCGCAGATCGATTTCCTGGAAATCAAAGGGCAAATCCCTGTTGGCCCCTTTATGGTGAACGCACTGCCTGTGTTACACGGTAAAACTGAAACTTGTGGTTTTCGGCTGCAATGGGACGGGTTGACGCTGGGGTATGTTCCGGACTGCAAGGTCATGCCAGAGTCGACTGTGGCGGCTTTCAAGGGGGTTGATGTGATGATTCTTGACGGATTAAGACATCGGAACCATCCCACCCATCTGTCAGTGGCGTCTGCATTGGGACTCTTGACCAAAATCGGGGCCAAACGTTCCTACCTGACTCACGTTTGCCATGATTTGGATCATGAAGAGACACAGGAATCCCTGCCGCCATCCATCTATCTTGCATGTGATGGCATGACGCTGACCTGGTAA
- the lepA gene encoding translation elongation factor 4, whose amino-acid sequence MHLQDQINLKALPAIRNFCIIAHIDHGKSTLADRLLQLTGTIEARVMRDQVLDSMDLEQERGITIKSHPVTMTYKAKDGIEYELNLIDTPGHVDFTYEVSRSMMACEGAILVVDAAQGVEAQTVANTYLAIENNLEIMPVINKVDLPGAEPEVVAKQIEEILSIPADNACRISAKSGLGITDMLEEAILRLPPPKTCEDGYLRAMVFDSVYDAFRGVVTYIRMVDGELKAGDRIHLLASGLDTEVKEVGRFRPKMEPCKKLTAGQVGYVIGTIKDSSDIKIGDTLTMHNKQVTKPLPGMKEIHPMVFSGLYPVDTADYEKLKKSMEKLRLNDSAFTYQSESSVALGFGFRCGFLGLLHLEVVQERLRREFDLDVISTYPSVIYRIHLRDGSMIEVDNPLHLPDPTRVDHMEEPMIRAFIICHNENIGDILRVVMDRRGTVEKTDTLDSKRVMLSATMPLNEILIDFHDCLKSISRGYASMDYEHNGYAPSDLVKMDILLNGESVDAFSCIIHRDKAVSRGRQMCAALKDVIPAHQFTVPIQAAIGKNIVARETIKAMRKDVTAKCYGGDISRKRKLLERQKEGKKRMKDIGSVSVPQEAFISVLKTTG is encoded by the coding sequence ATGCATCTCCAAGATCAAATTAATCTCAAAGCACTTCCCGCTATCCGGAACTTCTGTATCATCGCCCATATCGATCATGGAAAATCCACCCTCGCAGACCGACTGCTTCAACTGACCGGAACCATCGAAGCCCGGGTGATGCGTGACCAGGTCCTCGATAGCATGGATCTTGAGCAGGAGCGCGGGATTACCATTAAAAGTCATCCTGTAACCATGACCTACAAGGCCAAGGATGGCATCGAATACGAGCTAAATCTGATTGATACCCCCGGGCATGTGGATTTCACATACGAAGTATCGCGCAGTATGATGGCTTGTGAAGGCGCCATTCTGGTGGTCGATGCGGCCCAGGGAGTGGAAGCACAAACAGTTGCCAACACTTATCTAGCCATCGAAAATAACCTGGAAATCATGCCTGTGATTAATAAGGTGGATTTGCCCGGCGCCGAGCCAGAGGTCGTGGCCAAGCAAATCGAGGAAATTCTCTCCATCCCAGCTGATAACGCCTGTCGGATAAGCGCCAAAAGCGGATTGGGTATAACAGATATGCTGGAGGAGGCTATCCTGCGTCTCCCGCCGCCAAAAACCTGCGAGGACGGATACCTGCGCGCCATGGTATTTGACTCCGTATACGATGCCTTCCGCGGAGTTGTTACCTATATCCGGATGGTGGATGGGGAACTTAAGGCCGGGGACCGGATCCATCTGCTGGCCAGCGGACTGGATACAGAAGTCAAGGAAGTCGGGCGTTTCCGCCCCAAGATGGAGCCTTGTAAAAAATTGACGGCAGGGCAGGTGGGGTATGTCATAGGTACCATTAAGGATTCCTCCGATATTAAAATTGGCGACACCCTGACCATGCACAATAAGCAGGTCACCAAGCCCTTGCCCGGGATGAAGGAAATTCACCCCATGGTGTTCAGCGGGCTCTATCCGGTTGATACAGCGGACTACGAAAAGCTGAAAAAAAGTATGGAAAAACTGCGGTTGAACGACAGCGCTTTCACTTACCAATCGGAATCCTCCGTCGCCCTGGGTTTTGGGTTCCGTTGCGGTTTTCTTGGACTTCTGCATCTGGAAGTCGTTCAGGAGCGCTTGCGCCGTGAGTTTGATCTGGATGTGATCAGTACTTACCCCTCAGTAATCTATCGGATCCATTTACGGGATGGTTCCATGATTGAGGTGGATAACCCCCTGCACCTGCCAGATCCCACGCGAGTTGATCACATGGAGGAACCGATGATCCGTGCCTTCATTATTTGTCACAATGAGAATATTGGCGATATCCTCCGGGTCGTCATGGACCGACGCGGAACAGTTGAAAAAACGGACACACTCGATTCCAAGCGCGTCATGTTAAGTGCCACCATGCCACTGAATGAAATCCTGATTGATTTCCACGACTGTCTCAAGAGCATCAGTCGCGGATATGCATCCATGGACTATGAGCATAATGGCTATGCGCCGAGTGATCTGGTGAAGATGGATATCTTACTGAATGGGGAAAGTGTTGATGCCTTCTCCTGCATTATCCATCGGGACAAAGCTGTGTCACGCGGACGCCAGATGTGTGCTGCGCTCAAAGACGTCATCCCCGCGCATCAGTTTACTGTTCCTATTCAGGCGGCCATCGGTAAAAATATTGTTGCGCGCGAAACCATTAAAGCCATGCGAAAAGATGTAACCGCTAAGTGTTATGGTGGCGACATCTCCCGAAAACGGAAATTGCTGGAACGCCAGAAAGAAGGCAAAAAGCGCATGAAGGACATAGGCTCTGTCAGTGTGCCTCAGGAAGCGTTTATTTCCGTGTTGAAGACCACAGGTTGA
- a CDS encoding glycosyltransferase family 39 protein translates to MKRRFWIYALPVLLLLAVTLPHLEQGDFRIETAHYAAIGLQAWQNPALFWTPHEHPSVLYFNKPPLVFWIHGLFLHLFGLSLAALRIPAILAAAGCVLCTVGITRQLSGRVVALAAGCVLALSYEFFRRSREICLDMWQLLFMLSAVWIWLAATKSRDRRISWLAGIPLGLALMCKPLMALVMLPILFVWLVLERRDRLQHYGERYRGHSYASILAVTLMALLIALPWHLSMIHLYGDTFIRQYFGHEVVARLQGHRNREPVWYYVVEIGRSYWPWMVTLIAGFFRWWHGPVSRHHRQMLLLASVWVGIWAIVLTLFPDKRPRYELPLYPMAAMIAAYGITTCAWRPLRQWYRHGLNITALLVVAVSLMVHFLPICFQAPPEKDLTALVQWARTRPPDQVFSAAMTAIDESTVFLKAGYWPTPLHLAPKPLKPGSLLIYSDQFDWKPPASAKPVFNQGPYHALEVQSH, encoded by the coding sequence ATGAAACGACGATTCTGGATCTATGCGCTGCCGGTATTGCTGCTTTTGGCAGTCACTCTGCCCCATCTTGAACAGGGTGATTTCCGGATTGAAACGGCACATTATGCGGCCATTGGGTTGCAAGCCTGGCAAAACCCCGCCCTATTTTGGACACCCCACGAGCATCCTTCTGTCCTTTATTTCAATAAACCCCCTCTCGTATTCTGGATTCACGGCCTTTTTTTGCATCTTTTCGGCCTTAGCCTTGCCGCCCTGCGCATCCCCGCCATACTTGCCGCCGCTGGCTGCGTATTATGTACCGTTGGTATTACGCGCCAATTGTCAGGAAGAGTCGTCGCCCTAGCCGCCGGGTGCGTCCTGGCCCTTTCCTATGAGTTCTTCCGCCGTTCGCGAGAGATTTGCCTGGATATGTGGCAACTCCTGTTCATGTTGTCCGCCGTCTGGATCTGGCTGGCAGCCACCAAAAGCCGTGACCGGCGTATATCTTGGCTGGCGGGGATCCCGCTAGGCCTGGCCTTGATGTGCAAACCGTTGATGGCGCTGGTAATGCTGCCCATTCTCTTTGTCTGGCTGGTTCTTGAGCGACGAGACCGCTTACAACACTATGGAGAACGATACAGAGGTCATTCCTACGCTTCGATTCTTGCTGTGACCTTGATGGCACTACTGATCGCCTTACCGTGGCACCTTTCCATGATTCACCTCTACGGAGACACCTTTATCCGACAATACTTTGGTCATGAAGTTGTAGCCCGCTTACAGGGGCATCGAAACCGTGAACCCGTATGGTACTACGTTGTCGAAATCGGACGTTCCTATTGGCCCTGGATGGTTACCTTGATTGCTGGTTTTTTTCGCTGGTGGCATGGTCCGGTATCGCGGCACCACCGCCAAATGCTATTGTTGGCGTCAGTGTGGGTGGGCATCTGGGCCATTGTCCTAACCCTGTTTCCAGACAAGCGACCGCGCTATGAACTTCCGCTCTATCCCATGGCGGCGATGATAGCCGCTTATGGGATTACCACATGTGCCTGGCGGCCCCTCCGTCAATGGTATCGGCATGGTTTGAATATTACAGCCCTACTGGTTGTTGCAGTCAGCCTGATGGTCCATTTCCTGCCCATCTGTTTTCAGGCTCCCCCGGAAAAGGATCTGACGGCATTGGTGCAATGGGCTCGGACCCGACCTCCCGATCAGGTATTTTCTGCCGCCATGACAGCCATTGATGAGAGTACTGTTTTCCTGAAAGCCGGTTATTGGCCCACTCCCCTGCACTTGGCGCCAAAACCACTCAAGCCCGGCAGCCTGCTGATCTATTCAGATCAATTTGATTGGAAACCACCCGCCTCAGCTAAACCGGTATTCAATCAGGGGCCATATCATGCGTTGGAAGTCCAAAGTCATTAG